The following proteins are co-located in the Leucoraja erinacea ecotype New England chromosome 4, Leri_hhj_1, whole genome shotgun sequence genome:
- the LOC129696249 gene encoding ribosome biogenesis regulatory protein homolog isoform X1, with protein MNIGPVREEEEEEETRRRKRELVSVSPGACELSAACGGMAAVEVEVLAGVEQQQTAVAVEQVLALALAGVEQQTAVAVEQVLALALAGVEQQQTAVAVEQVLALALAGVEQQTAGDGLHSVRVHKDLELEFDLGNAAAFDTNVPNAGEFRRNPETFLRSLARGNTQLLVNAMWALPVERLPEAVVAKLPEGTTRIPREKPVPKRRPPTRWEEFAKLKGIRKKKKTNLVWDNEQNEWRRRWGYKRVNDPTKEWVIEVPESADPNEDQFAKRATAKKERVAKNELSRLRNIARAQKMKVPTLGITPASQPSKSELSKAIHVAKTSTASVGKFQAKLPKEKELRNKAKKRKFQPLIGDFSAEKQSQLELLKVMASKKPKLDLTRAVNRQLREDEQEQAAKRKKVGPKGKKGHKKQNQKDGKGQRRKPANKKGKGK; from the coding sequence ATGAACATCGGGCcagtgagagaggaggaggaggaggaggaaacacgCAGACGGAAGAGAGAGCTGGTTTCCGTTTCACCCGGGGCGTGTGAGCTGAGTGCAGCGTGCGGAGGGATGGCGGCGGTGGAAGTGGAGGTGCTGGCGGGCGTGGAGCAGCAGCAGACGGCGGTGGCGGTGGAGCAGGTGCTGGCGCTGGCTCTGGCGGGCGTGGAGCAGCAGACGGCGGTGGCGGTGGAGCAGGTGCTGGCGCTGGCTCTGGCGGGCGTGGAGCAGCAGCAGACGGCGGTGGCGGTGGAGCAGGTGCTGGCGCTGGCCCTGGCGGGCGTGGAGCAGCAGACGGCGGGCGATGGCCTGCACAGTGTCCGCGTGCACAAGGATCTGGAGCTGGAGTTCGATCTGGGGAACGCGGCGGCGTTCGACACAAACGTCCCGAACGCCGGCGAGTTCCGAAGGAACCCCGAGACATTCCtgcgttcgctggcccgcggcaacaCCCAGCTGCTGGTCAACGCCATGTGGGCGCTGCCGGTCGAGCGGCTGCCGGAGGCGGTCGTGGCCAAGCTGCCCGAGGGCACCACACGCATCCCCCGCGAGAAACCCGTGCCCAAGCGACGGCCGCCCACCCGCTGGGAAGAGTTCGCCAAGCTCAAGGGCAtccggaagaagaagaagaccaacCTGGTCTGGGACAACGAGCAGAACGAGTGGCGGCGGCGCTGGGGGTACAAGAGAGTCAACGATCCAACCAAAGAGTGGGTCATTGAGGTGCCCGAGTCGGCAGATCCCAATGAGGATCAATTTGCAAAACGTGCCACGGCTAAAAAAGAAAGGGTGGCGAAGAACGAACTGAGTAGGCTGCGCAATATCGCCAGAGCTCAGAAGATGAAAGTGCCAACTTTGGGAATAACCCCGGCCAGCCAGCCTAGTAAGAGTGAGCTGAGCAAAGCCATTCACGTGGCTAAGACCTCCACAGCTTCAGTTGGCAAGTTTCAGGCTAAGCTACCGAAGGAAAAGGAGTTGAGGAATAAAGCCAAGAAGAGGAAATTCCAACCCCTTATTGGAGATTTTTCTGCAGAGAAGCAGAGCCAGCTAGAACTGCTAAAAGTCATGGCAAGCAAGAAACCAAAACTAGACCTCACAAGAGCTGTAAATAGGCAGCTTCGTGAAGATGAACAGGAGCAGGCAGCAAAGCGAAAGAAAGTGGGCCCAAAAGGCAAAAAGGGACacaaaaaacaaaaccaaaaagatGGAAAGGGACAACGTCGAAAACCTGCTAATAAAAAAGGAAAGGGGAAATGA
- the LOC129696249 gene encoding ribosome biogenesis regulatory protein homolog isoform X3 → MNIGPVREEEEEEETRRRKRELVSVSPGACELSAACGGMAAVEVEVLAGVEQQQTAVAVEQVLALALAGVEQQTAGDGLHSVRVHKDLELEFDLGNAAAFDTNVPNAGEFRRNPETFLRSLARGNTQLLVNAMWALPVERLPEAVVAKLPEGTTRIPREKPVPKRRPPTRWEEFAKLKGIRKKKKTNLVWDNEQNEWRRRWGYKRVNDPTKEWVIEVPESADPNEDQFAKRATAKKERVAKNELSRLRNIARAQKMKVPTLGITPASQPSKSELSKAIHVAKTSTASVGKFQAKLPKEKELRNKAKKRKFQPLIGDFSAEKQSQLELLKVMASKKPKLDLTRAVNRQLREDEQEQAAKRKKVGPKGKKGHKKQNQKDGKGQRRKPANKKGKGK, encoded by the exons ATGAACATCGGGCcagtgagagaggaggaggaggaggaggaaacacgCAGACGGAAGAGAGAGCTGGTTTCCGTTTCACCCGGGGCGTGTGAGCTGAGTGCAGCGTGCGGAGGGATGGCGGCGGTGGAAGTGGAGGTGCTGGCGGGCGTGGAGCAGCAGCAGACGGCGGTGGCGGTGGAGCAG GTGCTGGCGCTGGCCCTGGCGGGCGTGGAGCAGCAGACGGCGGGCGATGGCCTGCACAGTGTCCGCGTGCACAAGGATCTGGAGCTGGAGTTCGATCTGGGGAACGCGGCGGCGTTCGACACAAACGTCCCGAACGCCGGCGAGTTCCGAAGGAACCCCGAGACATTCCtgcgttcgctggcccgcggcaacaCCCAGCTGCTGGTCAACGCCATGTGGGCGCTGCCGGTCGAGCGGCTGCCGGAGGCGGTCGTGGCCAAGCTGCCCGAGGGCACCACACGCATCCCCCGCGAGAAACCCGTGCCCAAGCGACGGCCGCCCACCCGCTGGGAAGAGTTCGCCAAGCTCAAGGGCAtccggaagaagaagaagaccaacCTGGTCTGGGACAACGAGCAGAACGAGTGGCGGCGGCGCTGGGGGTACAAGAGAGTCAACGATCCAACCAAAGAGTGGGTCATTGAGGTGCCCGAGTCGGCAGATCCCAATGAGGATCAATTTGCAAAACGTGCCACGGCTAAAAAAGAAAGGGTGGCGAAGAACGAACTGAGTAGGCTGCGCAATATCGCCAGAGCTCAGAAGATGAAAGTGCCAACTTTGGGAATAACCCCGGCCAGCCAGCCTAGTAAGAGTGAGCTGAGCAAAGCCATTCACGTGGCTAAGACCTCCACAGCTTCAGTTGGCAAGTTTCAGGCTAAGCTACCGAAGGAAAAGGAGTTGAGGAATAAAGCCAAGAAGAGGAAATTCCAACCCCTTATTGGAGATTTTTCTGCAGAGAAGCAGAGCCAGCTAGAACTGCTAAAAGTCATGGCAAGCAAGAAACCAAAACTAGACCTCACAAGAGCTGTAAATAGGCAGCTTCGTGAAGATGAACAGGAGCAGGCAGCAAAGCGAAAGAAAGTGGGCCCAAAAGGCAAAAAGGGACacaaaaaacaaaaccaaaaagatGGAAAGGGACAACGTCGAAAACCTGCTAATAAAAAAGGAAAGGGGAAATGA
- the LOC129696249 gene encoding ribosome biogenesis regulatory protein homolog isoform X2, protein MNIGPVREEEEEEETRRRKRELVSVSPGACELSAACGGMAAVEVEVLAGVEQQQTAVAVEQVLALALAGVEQQQTAVAVEQVLALALAGVEQQTAGDGLHSVRVHKDLELEFDLGNAAAFDTNVPNAGEFRRNPETFLRSLARGNTQLLVNAMWALPVERLPEAVVAKLPEGTTRIPREKPVPKRRPPTRWEEFAKLKGIRKKKKTNLVWDNEQNEWRRRWGYKRVNDPTKEWVIEVPESADPNEDQFAKRATAKKERVAKNELSRLRNIARAQKMKVPTLGITPASQPSKSELSKAIHVAKTSTASVGKFQAKLPKEKELRNKAKKRKFQPLIGDFSAEKQSQLELLKVMASKKPKLDLTRAVNRQLREDEQEQAAKRKKVGPKGKKGHKKQNQKDGKGQRRKPANKKGKGK, encoded by the exons ATGAACATCGGGCcagtgagagaggaggaggaggaggaggaaacacgCAGACGGAAGAGAGAGCTGGTTTCCGTTTCACCCGGGGCGTGTGAGCTGAGTGCAGCGTGCGGAGGGATGGCGGCGGTGGAAGTGGAGGTGCTGGCGGGCGTGGAGCAGCAGCAGACGGCGGTGGCGGTGGAGCAG GTGCTGGCGCTGGCTCTGGCGGGCGTGGAGCAGCAGCAGACGGCGGTGGCGGTGGAGCAGGTGCTGGCGCTGGCCCTGGCGGGCGTGGAGCAGCAGACGGCGGGCGATGGCCTGCACAGTGTCCGCGTGCACAAGGATCTGGAGCTGGAGTTCGATCTGGGGAACGCGGCGGCGTTCGACACAAACGTCCCGAACGCCGGCGAGTTCCGAAGGAACCCCGAGACATTCCtgcgttcgctggcccgcggcaacaCCCAGCTGCTGGTCAACGCCATGTGGGCGCTGCCGGTCGAGCGGCTGCCGGAGGCGGTCGTGGCCAAGCTGCCCGAGGGCACCACACGCATCCCCCGCGAGAAACCCGTGCCCAAGCGACGGCCGCCCACCCGCTGGGAAGAGTTCGCCAAGCTCAAGGGCAtccggaagaagaagaagaccaacCTGGTCTGGGACAACGAGCAGAACGAGTGGCGGCGGCGCTGGGGGTACAAGAGAGTCAACGATCCAACCAAAGAGTGGGTCATTGAGGTGCCCGAGTCGGCAGATCCCAATGAGGATCAATTTGCAAAACGTGCCACGGCTAAAAAAGAAAGGGTGGCGAAGAACGAACTGAGTAGGCTGCGCAATATCGCCAGAGCTCAGAAGATGAAAGTGCCAACTTTGGGAATAACCCCGGCCAGCCAGCCTAGTAAGAGTGAGCTGAGCAAAGCCATTCACGTGGCTAAGACCTCCACAGCTTCAGTTGGCAAGTTTCAGGCTAAGCTACCGAAGGAAAAGGAGTTGAGGAATAAAGCCAAGAAGAGGAAATTCCAACCCCTTATTGGAGATTTTTCTGCAGAGAAGCAGAGCCAGCTAGAACTGCTAAAAGTCATGGCAAGCAAGAAACCAAAACTAGACCTCACAAGAGCTGTAAATAGGCAGCTTCGTGAAGATGAACAGGAGCAGGCAGCAAAGCGAAAGAAAGTGGGCCCAAAAGGCAAAAAGGGACacaaaaaacaaaaccaaaaagatGGAAAGGGACAACGTCGAAAACCTGCTAATAAAAAAGGAAAGGGGAAATGA